A genomic region of Chlorobaculum parvum NCIB 8327 contains the following coding sequences:
- a CDS encoding efflux RND transporter permease subunit — protein sequence MNGSLTALAIRRPTLVAVLFSVIAILGFFSYRQLQYELLPRMSTPYVTVTTIYAGASPDEIETSITMKVEEAVSSIEKISSINSSSSEGLSLVTIEFDSDADIDLALQDVQRKVNETRDDLPDGAKEPVVSRFAIDEMPVLRIGATSNLSDTDFYQFLKDDVKPALSNISGVGQVAIQGGREREIRVNIDLDRLESLGMTVGDLLDAVRKANLDFPAGSVEAPDRKYVVRMAGKFTSLDQMRNLVVRDGGSAGQVRLRDVAEVQDTYRDIKTLTRINGRNAVGILVVKQTDANTVEVCRLAREKLAELEQRYAGKGLHFVIGQDASTFTVDAVNAVQHDLLLAILLVAVVMLLFLHSLRNSLIVMVSIPTSLVSTFIGMYLFDFSLNLMTLLSLSLVIGILVDDSIVVLENIYRHLEQGEAPREAALVGRNEIGFTAVAITLVDVVVFLPLSLLSGLVGDILREFAVVMVISTLVSLFVSFTVTPLLASRFSKVEQLSESSLGGRIALGFERWYERGRDWYLRLLGWGLQHPVKVVVTAVLLLVSSLALVVSGRIGGEFIEVSDRGDFSIMLELEPGTSLRQTDRFVRTVERRLRSYPEVDKIFAVTGTSNEGFLGQSSDHVAELNVQLTPKDKRTRSTDQLMQLVREELAGTPGLKVSVNPIGIFGTANETPVTVILSGPSRSEVARVANALQDSLKTIRGTADVRLSSQPGMPEMRVEVDREQMAAFGLNLAEVGSAMRIGFEGDDTNKYREEGDEYDIRLILDERFRKRTGSIGDLSFRTPAGDLVRLGQFARLEQSRGYALLQRHNRNESVWVKAQVVGRPVGAIGQEIERVITNMKQQGIMPASVTREYQADLKRQGESNVSLLYAFIVAILFVYLIMVALYDSWLWPGVVMFSIPLAIIGALWALALLGKSLSIFTILGIIMLVGLVGKNAILLVDFINKFREEGLELIPAITEAGRERLRPILMTTLTLIFGLMPIALSGSSGSEWKSGLAVALVGGLSSSMFLTLLVIPVVYVWFDRVKNLVAAKLGRIGR from the coding sequence GTGAACGGTTCCCTGACTGCGCTCGCCATCCGGCGTCCGACGCTGGTGGCGGTGTTGTTTTCGGTGATCGCCATTCTCGGCTTCTTCAGCTACCGGCAGCTCCAGTACGAGCTGTTGCCGCGCATGAGCACGCCGTACGTCACCGTCACCACCATCTACGCGGGCGCGTCGCCGGACGAAATCGAGACCTCGATCACCATGAAGGTCGAAGAGGCGGTTTCGTCCATCGAAAAAATTTCCTCTATCAACTCCTCCTCCAGTGAAGGTCTGTCGCTGGTCACCATCGAATTCGACAGCGATGCCGACATCGACCTCGCCCTGCAGGATGTGCAGCGCAAGGTGAACGAAACGCGCGACGATCTTCCGGATGGGGCGAAGGAGCCGGTGGTGTCGCGCTTCGCCATCGACGAGATGCCTGTTTTGCGCATCGGCGCGACCTCAAACCTCTCCGATACCGACTTTTATCAGTTTCTCAAGGATGACGTCAAACCCGCGCTGTCGAACATTTCAGGCGTCGGGCAGGTGGCCATTCAGGGTGGGCGCGAGCGGGAGATTCGAGTCAACATCGATCTCGACCGCCTCGAAAGCCTCGGCATGACGGTCGGCGATCTGCTGGATGCAGTCCGCAAGGCGAACCTCGATTTTCCGGCCGGGTCGGTCGAAGCGCCCGACCGAAAGTACGTTGTGCGCATGGCGGGAAAGTTCACGAGTCTCGACCAGATGCGAAACCTCGTGGTGCGTGACGGCGGGTCAGCCGGGCAGGTGCGCCTGCGAGACGTGGCCGAGGTGCAGGATACCTACCGCGACATCAAAACGCTGACGCGCATCAATGGCCGAAACGCCGTGGGTATTCTCGTGGTCAAACAGACCGACGCCAACACGGTTGAAGTGTGCCGCCTGGCGCGAGAGAAGCTCGCCGAGCTGGAACAGCGCTACGCCGGTAAGGGTCTGCACTTCGTGATCGGGCAGGACGCCTCGACCTTCACCGTTGATGCGGTCAACGCCGTGCAGCACGACCTTTTGCTTGCGATTCTGCTGGTTGCCGTCGTTATGCTGCTCTTCCTGCACAGCCTGCGCAACTCGCTCATCGTGATGGTTTCGATTCCGACTTCGCTCGTTTCGACCTTCATCGGGATGTACCTGTTCGATTTTTCGCTCAACCTGATGACGTTGCTGTCGCTGTCGCTGGTGATCGGTATTCTGGTGGATGACTCGATTGTGGTGCTGGAGAACATCTACCGCCACCTCGAACAGGGCGAAGCGCCGCGTGAAGCAGCGCTGGTGGGACGGAATGAGATCGGCTTTACGGCGGTTGCGATTACGCTGGTTGACGTGGTGGTGTTCCTGCCGCTCTCGCTGCTCAGCGGGCTGGTTGGCGACATCCTGCGCGAGTTCGCCGTGGTGATGGTGATTTCGACGCTGGTGAGCCTCTTTGTCTCCTTTACGGTGACGCCGCTGCTCGCCTCGCGCTTCTCCAAAGTCGAGCAGCTTTCCGAATCGTCTCTCGGGGGGCGCATCGCTCTTGGCTTCGAGCGCTGGTACGAGCGTGGGCGCGACTGGTATCTGCGCCTGCTTGGCTGGGGTTTGCAGCACCCGGTGAAGGTCGTCGTGACCGCCGTATTGCTGCTCGTCTCCTCGCTGGCGCTGGTGGTTTCCGGTAGAATCGGCGGTGAATTCATCGAGGTGTCGGATCGCGGCGACTTTTCGATCATGCTCGAACTGGAGCCTGGCACGAGTCTGCGTCAGACCGATCGCTTTGTCCGAACGGTCGAGCGACGCCTCCGGAGCTATCCCGAAGTCGATAAAATCTTCGCTGTTACCGGCACTTCGAACGAAGGGTTCCTCGGCCAATCTTCTGACCACGTGGCCGAACTCAACGTTCAGTTGACGCCCAAGGATAAGCGTACGCGTTCGACCGACCAGCTCATGCAGCTTGTCCGCGAGGAGCTGGCCGGAACGCCGGGGCTGAAGGTGAGTGTCAACCCTATCGGCATCTTCGGCACGGCCAACGAAACGCCGGTTACGGTGATTCTGAGCGGCCCGTCGCGGAGCGAGGTTGCGCGTGTGGCCAATGCGCTGCAGGACAGCCTCAAAACGATTCGCGGCACAGCCGATGTTCGGCTGAGTTCGCAGCCTGGAATGCCCGAGATGCGCGTTGAGGTTGACCGCGAGCAGATGGCAGCCTTCGGGCTTAATCTCGCCGAGGTGGGGTCGGCCATGCGCATCGGTTTCGAGGGGGACGACACGAACAAGTATCGTGAAGAGGGCGACGAGTACGACATTCGCCTCATTCTCGACGAGCGCTTCCGCAAGCGCACCGGCAGTATCGGCGACCTCTCGTTCCGCACGCCGGCCGGTGATCTGGTGCGTCTCGGTCAGTTCGCCCGCCTTGAACAGTCGCGCGGCTACGCCCTGCTGCAACGCCACAACCGCAACGAATCGGTCTGGGTCAAGGCGCAGGTGGTGGGCCGTCCGGTCGGCGCAATCGGGCAGGAGATCGAGCGAGTCATTACCAACATGAAGCAGCAGGGGATCATGCCTGCCAGCGTCACTCGCGAATACCAGGCCGACCTCAAACGGCAGGGGGAGTCCAACGTCAGCCTGCTCTACGCTTTCATTGTGGCAATCCTTTTTGTCTATCTCATCATGGTTGCGCTCTACGACTCATGGCTCTGGCCTGGCGTGGTCATGTTCTCCATTCCGCTCGCCATCATCGGCGCGCTCTGGGCGCTGGCGCTGTTAGGCAAATCGCTCAGCATTTTCACCATTCTCGGCATTATCATGCTCGTCGGTCTCGTCGGTAAGAACGCGATTCTGCTGGTGGACTTCATCAACAAGTTCCGGGAGGAAGGACTTGAGCTTATTCCCGCCATCACCGAAGCCGGGCGCGAACGCCTGCGCCCCATCCTTATGACGACGCTCACCCTTATTTTTGGACTCATGCCTATCGCTCTGTCCGGCAGCTCCGGCTCCGAATGGAAATCCGGTCTCGCCGTAGCCCTCGTCGGCGGCCTGTCGAGCTCAATGTTTCTCACGCTGCTGGTAATCCCGGTGGTGTACGTCTGGTTCGACAGGGTGAAGAATTTAGTTGCCGCAAAACTCGGGAGAATCGGGAGGTGA
- a CDS encoding DoxX-like family protein, producing MMNFFASQPLVVLICRVALAFVWLYQGAVPKLVCPSPVELGLLSHLGPLFGFMCSVMGYGEIAFGILLLLTPWRWPFLLNIAAMLSLFGFVAWHEPHLLAEAFNPVTLNVTVIALSVIAYREMRKSVVSTQ from the coding sequence ATGATGAATTTTTTTGCCTCTCAGCCGCTGGTGGTGCTTATCTGCCGGGTTGCTCTTGCTTTTGTTTGGCTCTATCAGGGCGCCGTGCCGAAGCTGGTGTGCCCGAGTCCGGTCGAGTTGGGGCTGCTTTCACATCTGGGCCCGCTGTTCGGTTTTATGTGCTCGGTCATGGGATACGGTGAGATAGCGTTCGGGATTCTGCTGTTGTTGACCCCATGGCGCTGGCCGTTTCTCTTGAACATTGCGGCCATGCTGAGCCTGTTTGGCTTTGTCGCGTGGCATGAACCGCATCTGTTGGCCGAAGCGTTCAATCCGGTGACGCTCAATGTGACGGTCATAGCCCTTTCTGTTATAGCTTACCGTGAGATGCGCAAATCCGTGGTGAGCACTCAATGA
- a CDS encoding pentapeptide repeat-containing protein, whose protein sequence is MTPSRYRSLVLAASATLVLTSSPQPVCAADARQEAVLREGSSEWNEMRKAQPSVPVDLSEAKLKGRRLREVDLSKAKLVGADLSQSDLGGSDFSDADLHGAMLDEAYLGGSRMAGADLSGASFERASAAEADFSRAKMPSSVLRRSELTGARFAGADLRGADLRESRMEHADLSHADLRAANFWLASTSGVNFNGALISDETVLPNGKPGSVKWAAEHGVVFMPVSKPVAAPNKAATSSVAASSKEMAGSSATAPASAPLAGKPAPQGMSPEQPLAATLKPLRAWRPDPESIAYDADQYEQLKSNVTKWNRMREEQPSLKVMLREAPLANRVLAYADLHEADLEKASFKRTDLDEADFRGANLRGADLRSANLQQVDFRQADLRGANLWLANTSRSKFDGAIVSPETVLDNGKKATRAWADEHAARFTEE, encoded by the coding sequence ATGACACCGTCACGTTACCGTTCCCTTGTCCTTGCCGCTTCTGCGACACTCGTGCTGACCAGCAGCCCGCAGCCGGTTTGCGCTGCCGATGCCCGGCAGGAAGCTGTGCTGCGCGAGGGCAGCTCCGAGTGGAACGAGATGCGAAAGGCTCAGCCGTCTGTGCCGGTTGATCTTTCCGAGGCGAAGCTGAAAGGTCGTCGTTTGCGCGAGGTCGATCTCAGCAAGGCCAAGCTTGTCGGAGCTGATCTGAGCCAGTCCGATTTAGGTGGTTCCGATTTCAGCGACGCTGATCTGCACGGCGCGATGCTGGACGAGGCGTATCTGGGGGGAAGCAGAATGGCGGGAGCCGATCTTTCAGGTGCATCCTTTGAACGCGCTTCGGCAGCGGAGGCCGATTTCAGCCGGGCAAAGATGCCTTCGAGCGTGCTTCGGCGCTCCGAGTTGACCGGCGCTCGATTCGCGGGGGCCGATCTTCGCGGAGCCGATCTTCGTGAGTCGAGAATGGAACATGCCGACCTCAGCCATGCCGACCTCCGGGCAGCCAATTTCTGGCTGGCGAGCACCAGCGGGGTCAATTTCAACGGGGCGCTGATTTCCGACGAAACCGTGCTGCCGAACGGTAAGCCCGGTTCAGTGAAGTGGGCTGCCGAGCACGGCGTCGTGTTCATGCCGGTTTCAAAACCGGTTGCAGCGCCGAACAAAGCCGCCACTTCTTCCGTTGCAGCCTCATCGAAAGAAATGGCAGGCTCGTCGGCAACAGCTCCAGCATCAGCACCTCTCGCCGGGAAGCCAGCGCCGCAAGGCATGTCGCCAGAGCAGCCGCTTGCCGCCACGCTCAAGCCGCTTCGCGCATGGCGACCCGATCCTGAATCGATTGCTTATGACGCCGATCAGTACGAGCAGCTCAAATCGAATGTCACGAAATGGAACCGGATGAGGGAAGAGCAACCGAGCCTCAAGGTTATGCTCCGGGAAGCGCCGCTTGCCAACCGGGTACTGGCCTATGCCGATCTGCATGAGGCTGATCTGGAAAAGGCGTCCTTCAAGCGCACCGATCTGGATGAAGCCGATTTTCGCGGCGCCAATCTCCGGGGCGCTGACCTGCGTTCGGCCAATCTCCAGCAGGTCGATTTCCGCCAGGCCGATCTCCGGGGGGCGAATTTGTGGCTTGCCAATACCAGCCGCTCAAAATTTGACGGGGCGATTGTTTCGCCGGAAACGGTGCTCGATAATGGAAAGAAAGCCACCAGGGCCTGGGCTGATGAACATGCCGCCCGATTCACCGAAGAGTAG
- a CDS encoding glycosyltransferase family 2 protein, with product MVRSASPLVTVTIPMYNNERYIAETIESVLAQTMPDFELLIYDDHSTDRSLEIAQSYDDRRISVFTSEKNLGPEANWNRSISDVRGRYVKLLCADDLLFPECLEKQCAAYELSGQEKVSLVSSSRTIIDHEGNPLINKVSFLDDGLKSPSDVVRKMVRTGTNIIGEPVCGLYPSSLIASTNGYSARIPYTTDLDFWVQLLRLGNLWMIDEALCAFRISGRSWSSRIGSMRHEQFVEFMNEVALDEQFQVNELDLFIGRFNSAVQSMTSLMGFKLFAGSASQKRVIPVT from the coding sequence ATGGTACGAAGCGCTTCGCCGCTGGTTACGGTCACCATACCGATGTACAACAATGAGCGCTATATCGCAGAAACGATCGAGTCTGTTCTTGCGCAGACGATGCCCGATTTCGAACTGCTGATCTATGACGATCATTCGACCGACCGTTCGCTTGAGATAGCTCAGTCTTACGACGACCGTCGGATCAGCGTTTTTACCAGCGAGAAAAACCTTGGCCCGGAGGCTAACTGGAACCGCTCAATCAGCGATGTGCGGGGGCGGTACGTCAAGCTGCTCTGCGCGGACGATCTGCTGTTCCCGGAGTGCCTTGAAAAGCAGTGTGCAGCCTACGAGCTTTCGGGTCAGGAGAAGGTGAGCCTGGTCTCGTCGTCGCGAACCATCATCGACCATGAGGGCAACCCGCTCATCAACAAAGTCAGTTTCCTCGATGATGGCCTGAAAAGCCCTTCGGATGTTGTCAGAAAAATGGTGCGTACAGGCACTAATATCATCGGCGAGCCGGTCTGCGGGCTCTATCCATCCAGCCTGATCGCTTCGACCAACGGCTATAGCGCACGCATTCCGTATACTACCGATCTCGATTTCTGGGTACAGTTGTTGCGGCTCGGCAATCTCTGGATGATCGACGAAGCGCTCTGCGCGTTTCGGATTTCCGGCCGCTCGTGGTCGTCCAGAATAGGATCGATGCGCCATGAGCAGTTTGTTGAATTCATGAACGAGGTTGCCCTCGACGAGCAGTTTCAGGTCAACGAGCTCGATCTGTTTATCGGCCGCTTCAACTCTGCGGTGCAGTCCATGACCAGCCTTATGGGCTTTAAACTGTTCGCCGGATCGGCAAGTCAGAAACGGGTGATTCCGGTAACGTAA
- a CDS encoding SDR family NAD(P)-dependent oxidoreductase, with protein MRLEGKVAIVTGAAGGIGSATARCFAREGATVVMVDIDGDGCHRMLDEIVGLGGKARCYPADLTSEPEVVGLFEEVRREYGRLDILVNIAGGIASRVRPSRRSIQNLP; from the coding sequence ATGAGACTGGAAGGCAAGGTCGCCATCGTGACCGGGGCGGCAGGGGGAATCGGCAGCGCCACGGCGCGCTGCTTCGCTCGTGAGGGCGCAACGGTGGTGATGGTGGATATCGACGGCGACGGTTGTCACCGCATGCTTGATGAGATTGTCGGGCTGGGCGGAAAGGCTCGTTGTTATCCTGCCGATCTGACTTCCGAACCCGAGGTCGTCGGGTTGTTCGAGGAGGTTCGGCGTGAGTACGGACGCTTGGATATTCTGGTCAATATAGCCGGGGGGATTGCCAGCCGGGTGCGCCCGTCGAGGAGATCGATCCAGAA